One Carettochelys insculpta isolate YL-2023 chromosome 1, ASM3395843v1, whole genome shotgun sequence genomic window, GCTCCCcagacatccccatcccttggcccaggcggtggtggctgctgctagTGCTCACAGAGGTGGATGGGCCTTAGGAGCTATGTTACAAGAATGACttaccatctctcctccttgttatCCTTACAACTGCACCATTCAAggaccaggccagccccacctccccctccGGGCCAGACAGCCCCATCCCGGCACCAGAGACAGGCAGCCCAGGACCAGCACCAGACTGCACCCCACCATGGCAagggtgggcccacagccagAAGAGCCACCAATGGGGAATTTACAacctccagagggcccacacCACTGCCCTGTGGAGGCTTACTaacctcctggagtggcagacgCAGGCTTGGGATCAACTGATGTCCTGCTTAGATGCCATCACAAGCGCCTGGTGGGATCAGTTagcccagccacctgcagcttcCACGCCTGTTCCCCACACTGCCCTTACCCCAACCCTGTCCCTGCCACCCATCCTCAAAGGCATGGGGGCCCTACTACAGTAGATGATGGCCATGGccatcccctccgccccccaTGCCCTTCCTGCCTTGGCCACCCCCTCAAAGGCCCCCCGCTGCTCTTGCAGAGCCTGACCCCGTTGCAGCCCCACTGACGCCATACTCCCTGTGTTACCAGCCCCAATAGGCACCCCAAACCTGCAACAGGAGTGGATCCTGAGGCTAATgccactcagggtcctgctcctGCACTAGGTCACAGCCCCCCATCCTTCCCTGGACTAATGCCCCCGCCATCCCAAGTCCTCCCAATCAAGTTCagattccccccccgccccgtcacTGTATATAGTTACCTGCTACTGCACAGCATAAATAGTTTCCTTtcacaacatttatttttaacactTTTTCTATGTTCAGTAATAAGTTCCTGGTTCAccacttccctgtccctctttagTAGGGAAGGGCTTGGGGGGATGAGAGAGTCAAAGGAAGGGGTCATGGTGAGGACAGAGTAGGGCTGCAGGCCCGAAGGGTGCCCTGTAATGGGTTACTTGGGGGCtacaggagaagctctccatcatggcctcccagatccacagcctatcctgatgggcctggtagacccaagctgtgcccagctgcttgtAGCAATGGCCGGCATCCACTCCTAATCCTGGTGGGAAAGCCTCCccatttccctccacaatgttgtggagggcacggCACATtgccacaacctgggggacactgTGATCCCCAACATCCAACCAAGCGAGGCGGCACCTAACGCCTGCCTTCAGCGGGACAAAGGCACACTCTGCTTGCATGCATGCCCAGTTGAGACAGGCTTTAAAGAGTTCCTGGGTCAGGTCCAGCTACTTGGCATAAGCCTTCATGAACCTGGGAATGAGGGttaggtggtgtcccccacaatgcacagtggtATGTTCACATCCCCAATTGCCAGCTCCCGGCAGGAGAaataggtgcctgcctccattctCCAGCCCACGCTGGACTTACCAATCACCTGCGCATCATGTGCCCGACTCGACCACCCGATATAAACgaggaactgtccacagtggttgaccagggcctgcagcacaatgaagTAATACCCgttccggttgatgtactgtgCTGTGCTGCAGTCCAGGACACGGATGGGAATATGGGTGCTGTCCATCACCCcagagcagtttgggaaccccagggcagtgaatctaGCCATGAATGCATCCAAATCTGTGAGACAGATGATCCTCCACAGCagaatggtgttgatggctgtgtCAACCTGCAAGGGGAAGGGCCCGAACACATGTGAGGGACAGAGAGGGAGCGCTTGGATGCTGGGAACTCCCctgacccacccccccaaccccgcttTGTCTCTGAGCTCTCCAGAAGTCCCCTTGTGAGGCcgctcctccagcagctggtcTGTGAGAGGATGGAACAGCACGGTCCGCTgggaactccccacccccaccctgaccccagtCCCCAAGGGTCTCATTTTGTGGGGGGGACactacccccccccaccctgcaggacctgcagctccagagcgcCTTACCTgtataaggacagccctgacggtagACCTGCTCACACCAAACTGCTTCCCAACAAAGAAGTAGCTATTAGTGGTGACAAGATTCCATAAGGTGacagtgacccacttctccacagggatggcagatTGTAGCTGGgagtcctgtctctggagggtgggggcgagcaaggcacagagctccagaaatgtgtcCTTcggcatgcagaaattctggagccactgctggttgtcgcACTGCCCCATCACGAactggtggtgtacctccagacTCACCTGAGCACCCAAAGGGTGGACATGCAAGTGGGCCTGTGCAGCAGCCCGGGTGCGCACCTCAAAGCCGATGCCCTCTTAATCCcctccagaggaagaggagggtggcTGGGATGAGGTGCAGCAAAAGCTGCAGTGCCCGTGTGTGGGACCCATGCAAGCCCCCCAGGGGCTACTCTGGCGCCATGGCTAACTGGAGAGCACAAagtctctctcagcaagcatgtgagccctgcacaagctatgctgtccctcagtGATGTAGGCAAGTCTCAGTATGAGTGGGAAACGTGGCAGTGGGCCTTTAAGGGCACACCTCgctggagctcccagaagggcttgttggccacgTGACCCTGTCTGATGCGGTTCTGGGGTCCACTCTGTTGAGAAagtggccaagcagtctggccactctctgtcaactgaTCGGATCAACAGATCTGCTTTGCTGTGTGGGCATGATCTGTTGGCTAAAGtgttgttggaagataccttctgacagtagcttctcttgacagatcgctgtagtatagatgtaccctcagaaTCTGCTGTGCTGACTACCTGTGCAGAGCAAGAGAAACACACAggggagcacatgcacagagcctAATGGTTATCATCACTGGACAGAGCAAGATATCTGTTAAGACACCACAATGGTGACTTCTGACGACATATTACACTATATAAATCTATGCtacacccacattttgaatattcTGTGCAtttctggttgccccatctcaaaaatataCTGTAAACAGAAGAGGTCtcgagaaaggcaacaaaaattaaggTTATGGAACAGCTTACATacatagaggctacatctacactagcacactacattgaagtagcctattttgaagtaagaacatcaaaataggctacttcgatgcatatcatctacacatcctccagggctggtgccactgatgttcaacatcgaagtagcgacagggaatgtcgaaaggagccaccctggaaggaaatgcggagcgtccacacacacaagcactctccgtcaaaataaggggccaccaaagcctgtggatggggtcacaggctggactagcccttctggggcaacagcaagccgctgacttaaagggcccctcccagacacactcggcctgcacagcatgaggtccacagaggcgacaaccagttgcagaccccgtgcatacagcatgggcccccagctgcaacagaagtagcagcagcagccagaagccctgggcaaggGGCTGCTTCacgcgaccatagagccctgcaggggccggacagagcgtctctcaacccctcagctgatggccaccatggaggaccccactatttcaatgttgcgggatgcagatcatctacacatgccctacttcgacacggaacgtccaagtagggtgctattcccatcttcggacaggaatagcgatttcaacgtctcaccgcttaacgtcgatttcaacatcgaaatagcgcacggtgcgtgtagatgtgacacgtgctatttcgatattgtgccagccacttcgaagtagctggctagtgtggaCGCACTCAGAGAGTTTAAAACTACTGAGACAGTTCACCTAAGAAAAAGATGACTGAGAAATATCTATACAATTATAATGATGtcgagaaagtgaataaggaagtgttattacTTTTTCACATACCATAAGAAGCGGCTACCATCCTATAAaaataataggcagcagatttaaaacaaaacaaggatAAAGGctgcatatttaaaacaaaaacaaaacaagacaacttGGGGAAGACATTGCCAAGGaacgctgtgaaggccaaaactgtaactgagttaaaaaaaaagaattagataagttcatgggagAGAGGTTCATCAATGATCGAGGTCATTAGGCATGCAATCCCACGCCACAGGTATACCTAAGCCTCTGACTGTGAAAAGCTGGGACTGTATGACAGGGAATGGATTACTTGAGAATtccactgttctgttcattcccactgaATTCCCATTCCATACCATTTTTGGAAAATAGAATATCGagctagatgaaccattggtccAATCCAGGCTGGCTACTCTTACATTAATTTTCATGCTGTGTATAGACTTTGGTTAAAATGGAAAGGGTGATGCTCACTATATGCAAGACTTCTTAACTTACTGATAGCCcaaaaaaggaaactgaggcagggactCACCTGTGGCGTCACCACTGACCACAGGGGGTGCACCAAAGCAGCCTCCATActattctctctctgtctccctccttTATCCAGCACTGATCTGTGAATATCCTATTACCAAGCCTCAGTTTTGAATGGGTAGGATCAATTCTGATATATATCCTGAAAAAGTCAGGATAACTTTATTGATGAAATTGGTTTAATTAAATGCTGTCATTCTTGTAAGTTAAAGTTTATTAACAGCTTCTCTGCTAAACCTTGAATAGTTGGACAATGTATTCCTGGAAAGGAGACATAAGATGACTAAGGGATTTAAGACTTTTCGTTTTCATTAAACTGCTTATGTCAAGCCACTATGATGAGCTGACAGGCTAAAAACTATGCTGCAATATTATACCACCTTGAAAGACTTCTTTACATAACTGAATTTCTCACTAGCAAATATGCTGCGAGTCCAATGATACATCAAGCCTAGTTTCCAACAGCAACAAATATCCAAAGCATCAAAGGAAATGGAACCTCCCACAAATTAACCTCTCCTGAATTCATCcccatatttttctttttttattctctCTAAAGTATGCTGTTGATGTAACACCTGCCAGCAAAGGAAATTATACAGATTTGTACTGCAGCTGGATTTTAAAACCACCCACATGCTCTGTTCTCACACTAGATTTTTCAGTGTAGTGCTGCCACTAGCATTGCGGATGACAATTACCCTCAATCATTCCTCTATATCCATGGTGACAAATAGATGACATTGTCAACAGTAGCAAACTGTCTTTTACTACAGACTGACTTGCACTATTGGTCTAGTGGCAATTCACTCCAGTCCTAATCCTCTTCAATCTTCCTCTACTGCTTAGCTTACAAACCCAATACATTTGTTCGGCATGTAAAGAAAACCATGAAACTCCGTTCTACTTGTCATTTGAAATCACATGTTGCTGCATCCAGATAATAAACTCTCTTACTTCCAACATCAGGAGATATGTCTATGAGCTGAAATAATTAAATCTAACACCTAGTGCAAAAATAATGTATATTTCATGTTACTGAAATTGAAGTCCATTTTAGCTCTGTTGATAAACTGTAACTAATTTCATACTGTAACGATTACTGAGACTAAATGAAATAATAAGGTTCTTTGGCAAAGCATATTTTTGCATACACTGTATACATGAGGTTTTGTGCACTGAATACTGTAAAGGCTTCAGTGCAGCTGAATCCAGGGAAAGTATGCCAATTTAAATACCAAGTGCCATCTTGTGGCTTATATAATAATCCACGTTAAAGCTATATTAACAAATAAGATTATGAAAGGCTACAAGAACTCTGCTGGGTCCATCTGTTTGGTTCAGGTTCTCTATAAACAACAACTTCCAAGGAACACCCTCTTTCCTGAGTCAAATCAAGCAGTGCTAAAGACTAATCAGCATTTCTGACCAACCATAAACTAAGAAACAGACGACCTATAAACCCTAGTTACATGGGCACAAgggtggctggcagcagggttcTCCTCAGCTTCTATTGCCTTACTGACAAAAAAGTAGCTGTCACCTGTGCCACTGCAGATCACAAGAAGATTTAAGGAAAGCAATCACCTAGTGTGACCAAAGATAGAAGAAGAATATCCCATACCAGGATGGCAACAAGGCAGGGAAGCCAAACCAACCTGGCCACATAAGATGTGTTGAAGAAATCTAGCAAagtatttttccatctttttgAAACCAGGGACTGGCTTGCTGTCTTCTGAAACTGTCTCAGGGACATCTCAGGAATTAGTGCAAGTTCTTTTCCTAGCTGATATTGAAGTCTGCAGAGGGAAGGGAACCCAGACACCGTTTTCACAAAGCCATATAAGATACTTAAACAAGGTCAGTGAAGTTCAGTTAAAGATGAATTGCTAAGTGCTGCTAAGCGAATTGCCAACATTTTCTCCATCTTGGCAAAGTGCTGATGCCTCTCCTCACACAAGCACAGAGAAGCCTTCAACAAATCACGGCAATTCTCACATACATCTTCCTCCAGTCCAGATACCCAGTCTGTGTTGTTTTTGGCTTCTTTTCCAACGTGACACCATTGCTCACATTTTGCTTGTGGTGTAAACATCAATTGCAAAGACCTCGAAAGGCAAAGAGATAGCCTGCATGTTGCTAAGCTGCATATCCAGCATTTTCATTATAATCAAAGCAAATGCCTGAACAATAATTTCAGCATTTTCTCAAAACATTATTCTGAGCAACTCTGAACACAGGGATTAAGAATAGAAACCCTGGTTCCTCAGCTAATCTTAAATAGAGCGTTGCTAAGGCAATGCTATCTGAAGTGTGTTCTTCTGAACTGGTTCTGCAGTATGTCTTCCTCTATTTGCATAATAAAGCCTCTATCGAGGGAGTCTTTCTTGCAGTAACTataaggaaagaagaaaagctgaagAGTTCTCTCCTATCCTGGGACGTTATATTTAGGACACAGCCTATATATATTTCACATAATATTGCTTAATGAAAAAAGTGAACAAATGTTAGCTGGTTTATTTTACAATAGAAAGCAAAATTCACACTGGGCTAGATTTCAAGGGGACTGCATTTCAATCTCTTCATAATTATTGCTGAATTACAGTACAGCTTGGCACAAAGGGTACTTGGATATAGAAGTTCTTTGTGCTGCTCCCATTTCAGAGCTTTTTATTATTCAACCTCAACATATAGAAATGATTTTCAGATGTCCTCTTACAAAGAGGTACATGGTAGCACCATCACGTCCATATGATTATGCTATTTGATGGGGTGACACCACAATCACTTTTGGATACAAACAAATGGAGGATTTCCAGTCAAAATGAGATCAAGAAAATAATCCCTGTGTGTTTAAACATGAATGAACTACACGTTTTCTAAAGCAAGGAACAATTTCTAAGTAAGCTTCCAGTTCCATACAGCCAATGGTACTGAACtttgaaagaaattattttaatttctggCATAGAAAAGCCAGTGTGCTTCCTTGTCCATCattcaaaagtttgatttggTATAATCTATTTTGTTCTACTTAGATTGTTATAACTCACTCATTGCCATGGTACCTGAGTGCCTATTTTTGTCATTACCATGTTGGCACTAGAAAACACcacctttaatttttaaaaggagagAGTAGAATGTAGGTAAGgtagatttccccccccccccccgaaatatGTTGTGGGTGCCTGCCAAACACATACATGGCATTTGCATATAATTACTGGCATCGATTTGCTCTTTGGGTCTTGTGGTCTGTGTTTATACAGACCTAGTACAATGGGGCTCTTaagtgctactgcaatacaaacaaataaaaatatgaaacaaaGGGAATTTGTTTCTATTTATTCCCATTTTCTCTACTTAGAAAAAGAGTTCTCAGACAAGTACCTAACTTTATAGATTGCCCACAGTCTTTCAATCCCCTAAATTCTTAAACTCCTGAAGGTGTTATAAAAATAACAGGGATTACAAGAACAGATAGACTACATTTCTGCAATGCTCCTCAGAAAGGAATCTGTTTTCCAATAATGCAGAAGTGACACACACTCTGCTGGAAGTATTGCTGATAGATCATAAGGCCAGAACAAACCACTGTGTTCACCTGTCTTGACCTAGTATAACAGATCATAAGACTTCCTTGAATTAATGTGTTTGAATTACAGCATATATATTAGAAATAAAACACATATGGATGCCTTCATGGTATCTCATATATAAAGGCAAGCTACAGACTTtgaattttaataaatattaaaaatgcatttaatttaaatgcattaaaatatattacacaattaaaattaaaaatattaaaaattaaaatattttaaaaattattaattaaaaatgtataaaagaAGGTGGGCTGGCTGCTGAGCTCCCTGTTCCTGTCCAACAAGAAATGTCAGTTTCTTATTCTAATCCTCAAAGGGCTAAATATTTCTCTTTTCCCACAGACTATCTTACAGgagcaaatgaaaaaaattttTGAATAAATCAGCAAACCTGAACACCTGCAATTCCTGAAGATTATCTGTGAGTGAGACCTCATGGAGAGGACAGAAGCGTGCCCTAGGAAGCCAGAAGTTTCCCAGATACCAGTGACATCCAGGCCCCTTTATGCTCCTTTCCTGATTCCTCCTCTGCCTTCTGGAAGAACAGATCCCTTATAAATTGCGTTAATGGCTCCGTTCATCAGACATGTACCCAAAGCTTCACCTACGGAAACCAGAGCTACAGAGGGAAGTTCATTGCATTTGGAGAAGTACTAAATccaacacacacacttccatTTGGAAATGCATGGGATTGGGAAGAGAGCTTAATATACAATGCAGCTATTTCCTAGCTCAACCTTCTTCCAGCCAATATGGAGTTCAAGCTCCCAAACTGGAAGGAGCATTTCAGAGTCACTGTCCTCTATTTTAATTATTTCTGCTTGTATTAGATGGACTTTTTAGTTCTTTATTCCTTGATGGACAACAGAATGTGAGGAGCAATGGGCCTTAAAATATGAGTATTTGGAGCTTGAGAGGTtaccgggggggggcgggggtgagttcAGAATCTAACTCTGTTTCACTCTGCCATCTTGTGCACACacattatgggtgtgtctacatgggcacaaatcttcgaaataaccatatttcaaagattagtaatgaggggctgaattgaatattcagcgcctcattagcatcaggacgcttccggctgtggtgcttcgaaagcgccacttgcGAAAGCACgcggctcagtgcagctacacgggggtccttttcgaaaggacctgcacctttcgaaatctccttatcccgCTCGccgatcagaataaggggatttcaaaaggtgtgggtcctttcgaaaaggacccccgtttaGCTGCGCCAAGTCGCATGCTTTCGAAAGaggtgctttcaaagcgctgaGGCCacaagcatcctaatgctaatgaggcactgaatattcaattcagtgcctcattagtaaccttcgaaatacAGCTATTAGGGCCAAATTCagggccatgaaaaatgcatcacacaGACTGTGAAAGGTGGTTTTCCTCATGAAATCTGGTGTTGTGTGTGATTTTACCCTATACTACACAGATTTCACAGaggagatcagtgtttctcagattggggatcctgacccaaaatggaGTTGCAGGAGAGTCAAAAGGTTATTCTAGGGGAAGTTGCAGATTGCCACATTTATTTCtgctctgcctgcagagctgggtggtCAGACAACAGTGGCAGCTGACCAGGTGCCAGCTCTCAAGGCAGTGCCTTATTGGCTGCAGCGTAGAAGTAAGGGTAGCAttatggtattgccatccttacttctgttttgctgctggcactggctctgccttcacagctgggctcccagccagcaataaccactttccagctgccaaactctgaaggcagtgccactgtCTGCAGCAATGCGGAAGTAAGGCCAGACATACTGCAACTCTCCCTACAATAATCTAGACCCCACACAGCTTCTTTTTGAATCAGGACCCTACAATTATAACACCATGAAACTTCAGACTTACAcaggtgaaataaaaaaaatatgtttttaaaaatcatttaaaacagAAAGTTGACTAAAACGGACTTGAATTTGGTAGGGTTCTAATTATGCATGAAGGTTTATGCAACGTACAAGAGCCATTCCCTAACCAGCCCCATCACACTGAGCAATGTTTCAGGCTTTGGGCGAATGTGAAGTTTCCATGGCTTTGGAGgcagtgaagaaaaaaatgtttaaaccATTTTGTATTGTATAAAATTTAATGCTTATTCTTTACAATGAGGATTTTCCCACAAATATGC contains:
- the CCDC169 gene encoding coiled-coil domain-containing protein 169 isoform X1 → MGEDGGSSAPGSEQLRLELGQEAQRKEMLELSVYELRNTISELEKSLSSVEDEGNEWKTRYETQVELNRQLERQTVLLQEKMEHMRGTPTDRLSSIRSFDQMPVVVSTADSEGTSILQRSVKRSYCQKVDTAINTILLWRIICLTDLDAFMARFTALGFPNCSGVMDSTHIPIRVLDCSTAQYINRNGYYFIVLQALVNHCGQFLVYIGWSSRAHDAQVIGKSSVGWRMEAGTYFSCRELAIGDVNIPLCIVGDTT